The following coding sequences are from one Triticum aestivum cultivar Chinese Spring chromosome 5A, IWGSC CS RefSeq v2.1, whole genome shotgun sequence window:
- the LOC123104240 gene encoding NAC domain-containing protein 92, whose protein sequence is MEGSGAGGGGGGGEGAVSKKKSSKEGEEESLPPGFRFHPTDEELITYYLRGKIADAGFTARAITEVDLNKCEPWDLPEKAKMGEKEWYFFSLRDRKYPTGVRTNRATNAGYWKTTGKDKEIFTGQPPSAQELVGMKKTLVFYKGRAPRGEKSNWVMHEYRLHLKPASKSNKDEWVVCRIFAKSPGVKKYPSSTNAHSRSHHHPYTLDMVPQFLPTLLGHDLFGGGRGHHHPYMTPADLAELSRFARGTPGLHPHIQPHPAAAGYLNPPGPFTLSNLNLNLGGPSPQHALHHAMSMPMGQQQQQQQAGGANGQAMTMEQHMAAGLGGVPAAGGDGGFGGEGHAAGGAGMRYQNLDVDQMVERYWPGSY, encoded by the exons ATGGAAGGATCgggggcaggaggaggaggagggggaggggaaggggcGGTGTCGAAGAAGAAGAGctccaaggagggggaggaggagagccTGCCGCCGGGGTTCCGGTTCCACCCCACGGACGAGGAGCTCATCACCTACTACCTCCGCGGCAAGATCGCCGACGCTGGCTTCACCGCTAGGGCCATCACCGAGGTTGACCTCAACAAGTGCGAGCCATGGGATCTCCCAG AGAAGGCGAAAATGGGCGAAAAGGAGTGGTACTTCTTCAGCCTAAGGGACCGCAAGTACCCGACCGGCGTGCGAACAAACCGTGCAACTAATGCTGGCTACTGGAAGACTACGGGGAAAGACAAGGAGATATTCACCGGGCAACCGCCATCGGCACAAGAGCTAGTCGGGATGAAGAAAACCCTAGTCTTCTACAAGGGGAGGGCTCCAAGAGGCGAGAAGAGTAACTGGGTCATGCACGAGTACCGCCTCCACCTGAAGCCGGCCTCCAAATCAAACAAG GATGAATGGGTGGTGTGCCGCATCTTCGCCAAGAGCCCGGGGGTGAAGAAGTACCCGTCGAGCACCAACGCGCACTCCCGGTCCCACCACCACCCGTACACGCTGGACATGGTCCCGCAGTTCCTCCCGACGCTGCTGGGGCACGACCTGTTCGGCGGCGGCCGCGGGCACCACCACCCCTACATGACCCCCGCCGACCTGGCGGAGCTCTCGCGCTTCGCCAGGGGCACGCCGGGGCTGCACCCGCACATccagccgcaccccgccgccgccggctacCTCAACCCGCCGGGCCCGTTCACGCTCTCCAACCTCAACCTCAACCTCGGGGGCCCGTCGCCGCAGCACGCCCTCCACCACGCCATGTCGATGCCGatgggccagcagcagcagcagcagcaggcgggcGGCGCCAACGGCCAGGCGATGACGATGGAGCAGCACATGGCCGCGGGGCTCGGCGGCGTCCCGGCCGCCGGAGGGGACGGCGGGTTCGGCGGGGAGGGGCATGCTGCAGGGGGTGCTGGCATGAGGTACCAGAACCTGGACGTAGATCAGATGGTGGAGAGGTACTGGCCTGGTAGCTACTGA